A region from the Xenopus laevis strain J_2021 chromosome 4S, Xenopus_laevis_v10.1, whole genome shotgun sequence genome encodes:
- the maf.S gene encoding transcription factor Maf isoform X2, which yields MASELAMSSSDLPTSPLAMEYVNDFDLMKFEVKKEPVETDRIISQCGRLIAGGSLSSTPMSTPCSSVPPSPSFSAPSPGSGSEQKGHLEDYYWMSAYPQQINPEALGFSPEDAVEALISNNNQQQQQLQAGYDGFARGQQQYASSGGMPGEDMGSAAAVVSAVIAAAAAQNPHHQHHHHSVGHQVGVQPGTGGGGSSGSSTASSVVGALHPPASHHHHHHHHHLHFDDRFSDEQLVTMSVRELNRHLRGVSKEEVIRLKQKRRTLKNRGYAQSCRFKRVQQRHVLEGEKSQLLQQVEHLKQEISRLLRERDAYKEKYEKLLGSGFRENGASNSDNPSSPEYFMS from the exons atGGCATCAGAACTGGCAATGAGCAGCTCCGACCTGCCCACTAGTCCCCTGGCCATGGAATATGTTAATGACTTCGATCTGATGAAGTTTGAAGTGAAAAAGGAGCCGGTGGAGACCGATCGCATCATCAGCCAGTGTGGCCGCCTGATCGCCGGGGGATCGCTGTCTTCCACCCCGATGAGCACGCCCTGCAGCTCGGTGCCCCCTTCCCCGAGCTTCTCAGCCCCCAGCCCGGGCTCCGGCAGCGAACAGAAGGGCCACCTGGAAGACTACTACTGGATGAGCGCCTACCCCCAGCAGATCAACCCGGAGGCGCTGGGTTTCAGCCCGGAGGACGCGGTGGAAGCTCTGATCAGTAACAACaaccaacagcagcagcagctccaggCGGGCTACGATGGCTTTGCCCGGGGGCAGCAGCAGTACGCTTCGTCGGGTGGAATGCCCGGAGAGGACATGGGCTCCGCAGCGGCGGTGGTCTCTGCTGTGATCGCAGCTGCTGCAGCGCAGAACCCCCATCACCAGCACCACCACCATTCCGTGGGGCACCAAGTCGGGGTGCAGCCTGGGACAGGAGGCGGCGGCAGCAGTGGCAGCTCCACTGCGTCCTCGGTGGTCGGGGCTCTGCACCCACCTGCTTCCCACCACCATCATCACCACCACCATCACCTGCACTTTGACGATCGCTTCTCGGACGAGCAGCTGGTCACCATGTCCGTGAGGGAACTGAACCGGCACCTGAGGGGGGTGAGCAAAGAGGAGGTGATCCGGCTGAAGCAGAAGAGGAGGACCCTGAAGAACCGAGGCTACGCGCAGTCCTGCCGATTCAAGAGGGTTCAGCAGCGGCACGTCCTGGAGGGCGAGAAGAGTCAACTGCTGCAGCAAGTGGAGCACCTCAAGCAGGAGATCTCCAGGCTGCTCCGGGAAAGGGACGCCTACAAGGAGAAGTACGAGAAGCTGTTGGGCAGCGGCTTCAGAGAAAACGGCGCCAGCAACAGCGACAACCCCTCCTCTCCGGAGTATTTCAT gTCATGA
- the maf.S gene encoding transcription factor Maf isoform X1: MASELAMSSSDLPTSPLAMEYVNDFDLMKFEVKKEPVETDRIISQCGRLIAGGSLSSTPMSTPCSSVPPSPSFSAPSPGSGSEQKGHLEDYYWMSAYPQQINPEALGFSPEDAVEALISNNNQQQQQLQAGYDGFARGQQQYASSGGMPGEDMGSAAAVVSAVIAAAAAQNPHHQHHHHSVGHQVGVQPGTGGGGSSGSSTASSVVGALHPPASHHHHHHHHHLHFDDRFSDEQLVTMSVRELNRHLRGVSKEEVIRLKQKRRTLKNRGYAQSCRFKRVQQRHVLEGEKSQLLQQVEHLKQEISRLLRERDAYKEKYEKLLGSGFRENGASNSDNPSSPEYFMYTRESSTSVM, from the exons atGGCATCAGAACTGGCAATGAGCAGCTCCGACCTGCCCACTAGTCCCCTGGCCATGGAATATGTTAATGACTTCGATCTGATGAAGTTTGAAGTGAAAAAGGAGCCGGTGGAGACCGATCGCATCATCAGCCAGTGTGGCCGCCTGATCGCCGGGGGATCGCTGTCTTCCACCCCGATGAGCACGCCCTGCAGCTCGGTGCCCCCTTCCCCGAGCTTCTCAGCCCCCAGCCCGGGCTCCGGCAGCGAACAGAAGGGCCACCTGGAAGACTACTACTGGATGAGCGCCTACCCCCAGCAGATCAACCCGGAGGCGCTGGGTTTCAGCCCGGAGGACGCGGTGGAAGCTCTGATCAGTAACAACaaccaacagcagcagcagctccaggCGGGCTACGATGGCTTTGCCCGGGGGCAGCAGCAGTACGCTTCGTCGGGTGGAATGCCCGGAGAGGACATGGGCTCCGCAGCGGCGGTGGTCTCTGCTGTGATCGCAGCTGCTGCAGCGCAGAACCCCCATCACCAGCACCACCACCATTCCGTGGGGCACCAAGTCGGGGTGCAGCCTGGGACAGGAGGCGGCGGCAGCAGTGGCAGCTCCACTGCGTCCTCGGTGGTCGGGGCTCTGCACCCACCTGCTTCCCACCACCATCATCACCACCACCATCACCTGCACTTTGACGATCGCTTCTCGGACGAGCAGCTGGTCACCATGTCCGTGAGGGAACTGAACCGGCACCTGAGGGGGGTGAGCAAAGAGGAGGTGATCCGGCTGAAGCAGAAGAGGAGGACCCTGAAGAACCGAGGCTACGCGCAGTCCTGCCGATTCAAGAGGGTTCAGCAGCGGCACGTCCTGGAGGGCGAGAAGAGTCAACTGCTGCAGCAAGTGGAGCACCTCAAGCAGGAGATCTCCAGGCTGCTCCGGGAAAGGGACGCCTACAAGGAGAAGTACGAGAAGCTGTTGGGCAGCGGCTTCAGAGAAAACGGCGCCAGCAACAGCGACAACCCCTCCTCTCCGGAGTATTTCAT GTACACACGGGAATCCTCCACATCGGTGATGTGA